The DNA segment CGCCGTTCGGGCCGTAGGTCACGCCGCCGTCGTTGTATGGCGCCTCGGCGAAGACCGTCGCGGTCCCCGAAAACCCGTTGATATGGCCCGACCCGTCGCGCGTGATGCCGATCTCATAGAGTTGGCCTCCAGCGGTGTTGGCCGAGCCGCCGATGAGCAATCGGTCCGTCGTCCCCGCCAGCAGGGTCAAACCCCCGTAGAGGGGAACCACACCTGGGACCGATCCCAGAGAAGTGAAACTGTAGTTACCCGAATAGTAGGGATCGATCGTCTGCGCGCCGGCGGTCGCCTGCAACGCCAAGAGACCCAACATCGCCATGGGCACCCGAACGTGATTCTTGAACACTTTGAACCTCCTTCCTCATGCAAACAAATCTGTCAGTACAGATCACCTTCATCATATCGCACATTTGTAAGAAAGTCGGCGTGTCTCATGCCTCAACCCCCGTGATCGAGGAGAAACGCCTTGAGCTCGGGGTGTTCGGCGGCGATGTCGGTCGCGGTCTGGCCGCGCTCGGTCGGGCGCTTGGGATCGGCGCCGCGGTCGATGAGGAGGCGCGCCGCCTCCCGATGCCCGTTCTGCGCCGCGCCGTGCAACGCCGTAAACCCACCCTCCTGCGGCGCGTCGACTTCGGCGCCGGCGTCCAGGACGACCCGCAGGCATTCAAGGTTGCGGCCGAACACCGCGGAGTGGAGCGGGGCCACACCGCCCAGAGCCTCGGAACGCTGGTTCGGGTCGGCGCCCGCTTCGATCAACGCCTTCGCCACCTCCGGGTGCCCGAAGGCGACAGCGAGACAGAGCGGGGTGAATCCGTCGGGCGAGAGCTCCGCATAGTGGTCCGGGGCGAGACGGGTCACCGTGTCGAGATGGCCGACCGCGCACGCGGTCCAGAAATCGAGCTTCGCACCGAGTTCGATGAGCTTCTCGACCGCCGACCGGTGTCCATGGTAGGCCGCGGCCAGAACGACGGGGAGGCCCTGCTCGTTCACCGCGTCGACGCTGGCAGGATCTTCGGCTGCGCAGCGCGCGATCGCGTCCAAATCCCCCTTGCGGGCCGCGTCCATCATCGCCTTGTGCTCGATCACGACGATTCCATCCCCAACTCGCGCAGTCGAGCGAGCCTCTCCTCGAACGCCGGATCGTCGCCCAACGTGTCGGCCAGCTTCTCCGCCGCCTTGGCAAACCAAGGCGCCGCCTCCGCCTTCCGCCCAAGTTCGAGAAGGCACTCGGCCCTCTCCTCGTGGGCGTATCCCGTCGGGTCCTCGTCGACGAGCTCGACCTGCATGGCAAGAGCCTCCTCCAAGCGCCCCAACGAGCGCAGGCATCGGGCTACACACCACCGGGCGATGGCCTCGGTGCGCGGATCTCCCAATTCCCGACGTGCGCGAAGGGCCTCCTCGAACTTGGAAAGCGCTTCGTCGTAGCGACCCTGGTCGTGGAGCGTCCAGCCCATGTTGTTTGCGAGGCTCGCCCGCCATCGCCGCGCATTCGGGTCGGGCGAAGCCAAGGCCAGGGCGAGGGCCTTCTCGTTCCAGCCCATCTGTTCGGCGGTGGGCGAAGCGATGGCCACCATGTGCGCCGCGTCCACCGCCAGCGCGTCCTGACCCGTCTCGGTTGCCACGTTCCACGCCTCGACGAACAGCGGCCGGGCCTGTTCGGGATCCCCTCCCGAGTTGCACGCCCGCCCGCGTTCAAGCAGGTAACGAACACGCAACCGAGGCGAGGGATCGGGAAGTTCGACGACTTCGTCCAGCAAGGCGTGCGCGTCGTCGAAGCGCCGCTGCAACCCGAGGGAGCGTGCCAACTGGGTCTTGAGTTCGGCTTGAAGCTCCGGCGCCTCAGCTTGGATCAGAGCCTTGCGAAACCGGTCTTCGGAGGCCGCCGGATCGTTGAAATCCCACAGAGCATCGATGTCCATCGCCGCGATGGATTTCGACGCGCGCTGCGCCGGTCCTTCCGTCAGCCCCCCCGACATACGACAGACGACGGACGACCGACGAACTCAAAGCCTCTCGATGCGCCGGGCGAGTTCGAAGTCGTAGGGGCTCAGCCCGCCCACGGCGTGGGTGTTCATCGACACGAACACCTTCTTGTAGCCGATCGAGATGTCGGGGTGATGGTCCAACTCCTCGGCAGCCTGGCCGATCTTCGCGGCGAACGCCACCCCGTCCAGATAGCGGTCGAATTCAAACGTCTTGGCGAGATGGCCGTCGATCGCCAGCCACCCATCCAGGAGATTCACCTCCCGCTCCACCTGCTCGTCGCTCAGCTTCACGTACTCGAGATCTGCCATGGCCAGAGGTAGAATAGCACGACAGCGAGGCCTCGCCCAACCCACTGATTCGACCGTCGGCGACCGCCCGTTCGCTGTCGAAAAGGATCAGAAACGACATGTCAACGACGACTCCAAACCTCGCTCTTTCCGACGTCCTGGCCAGCGCCACCCTGCATGCCAACCTGCCCACGGCCGAGCTTGTCGAGCACGCGGTTCGCAGCGGCGACCTTCTCGCCGCCAGCGGCGCGCTCGTGGCGTACACCGGCAAGTACACCGGGCGCACGCCCAAGGACAAAGTGACCGTCCGCGAGCCGGGCAGCGAAGCTAACATCTGGTGGGACAACAACGCCGAAATCTCCCCCGAAGTCTTCGCGCGCCTGATGGACAAGGCCCACGCGTACATGCGCGGAAAGGACCTCTACGTGGTCGATACCTACGGGGGAGCCGACCCCAACCACCGCATCCGAGCCCGCTTCATCGTCGAACGACCCTACCACGCGTTGTTCATCAAGCAGCTTCTCCTGCGTCCCACCGACTCGGAATTGGCGACTTACGAGCCGGATTGGACCGTCATCGACCTGTGCTACCTCGAGGCGGACCCCGCGACAGACGGCACGCGAGGCGAGGCCTCGATCGCCCTGAACTTCGCGGAGAAAACCGTGCTCATCCTTGGCACGCAGTACGCGGGCGAGATGAAGAAATCGGTGTTCACCGTCCTCAACTATCTCCTGCCGCTGAAGGGCGTGCTGAGCATGCACTGTTCGGCCAACATCGGCCAGAACGGCGACACCGCGCTGTTCTTTGGGCTCTCGGGCACGGGCAAGACCACCCTCTCCGCCGACCCCGGCCGAGGGCTCATTGGAGACGACGAGCACGGCTGGGACGATCGGGGCGTTTTCAACTTCGAAGGCGGCTGCTACGCGAAGTGCATCAAGCTGAGCAAGGAGGGCGAACCCCAGATTTGGGACGCGATCCGGTTCGGCGCGGTGCTGGAGAACGTCCCGCTGGACGACCACCGCGTGCCGGACTTCGACGACAGCACGCTCACCGAAAACACGCGCTGCGCGTACCCCATCGAGTTCATCGAAAACGCCGTCCGACCGAGCATCGGCGGACATCCCAGGAACATCGTCTTTCTCACGGCCGACGCGTTCGGCGTCCTGCCTCCGATCTCCAAACTCACTCCGGAACAGGCGATGTACCATTTCCTCAACGGGTACACGGCCAAGGTCGCGGGCACCGAGGCGGGCGTCACCGAGCCCCAGGCGACGTTCTCCACGTGCTTCGGCGCGCCCTTCCTGCCGCTGAGGCCGAAGGTCTATGCCGAACTCCTCGGCCAGAAGATCGAAAAGCACGGAGTGCAGGTGTGGCTCGTGAACACGGGCTGGACCGGCGGTCCCTACGGGGTTGGCAACCGCATGAAGCTCGCGCACACCCGCGCGATGCTCCACGCCGCCCTGGCGGGTCAGCTCGATGGATCGCACTACACGGTCGACCCTGTGTTCGGGCTCTCGATCCCCACCTCGTGCCCGAACGTGCCGGACGACGTGCTCGTGCCCCGCAAAACGTGGGCCGACAAAGAGGCGTACGACGCGAAGGCGCGCGAGCTGCACGCGATGTTCGAGACCAACTACAAGAAGTTCGTGTAGACCTGGGGGAGTGTCCCTGGAGGGCCTAGTAGACTGCCGCCTATGGTCGCTCTGCTTGCCCTCGGCTGCGTCTTGCACGCCACCCCGTTCGACTTCTACACCGACGGACCCTATCGGAAGGACGTTCCCCGTCCCGAGTCGATCCTCGGGTACGAGGCGGGGGCGCGCCAGACGACGTACCGAGACCAGGAGCGGGTGGTGCTCGGCATCGCCGGGAAAGCCACCGACCGCGTGCGCGCCGTCGAGTTCGGCAAGAGCACGGAGGGCCGGCCGTTGCGCGTGTTCGCCATCAGCTCCCCGAAGAACATCGCGCGCCTCGAGGAGCTGCGGAAGGAAAATGCCGCCATCGCCTCCGGCAAGACGCCGGCCAAGCCCGACAGCCCCGCGTTCGTGTGGATCAACGAGTGCATCCACGGGAATGAACCCGCCTCTTTCGAGTCCGGCATGTGGCTGCTCTACACCCTGGCCGCCTCGAACGCACCGGAAACCCTCGCCACGCTGGACCACGTCGTGGTGCTGCTCAACCCCGTCTACAACCCCGACGGACACGAGCGGTTCGCCGTCTGGTCCAACTCCGTCGCCGTCGGCAGCAGTGCCCGGGGCGCGTTCGAAGACCTGGAACCGAGCGTGATCGGGGGGCGCACCAACCACTACCGGTTCGACCTCAACCGCGATCGCGTGGCGTTCTCGCAAGAGGAGACCCGCGCGGAAGTCGCCGAGTTCCTGCGGTGGAACCCCCAGGTCTACGCCGACCAGCACGGCCAGACGCGCACTTACTTCTTCCCTCCCAACCCCATGTCGGTGAACGCCAACGCCGACCGCGCCCGCATCGAGAAGTGGACCGACACGTTCGGCCGCGCCCTCTCGCGCGCGTTCGATTCCAACCAGTGGGAGTACAACATCCGCGACGCGTTCGATCTGTACTACGCGGGCTACTTGGATTCCTGGACAAGTCTCGCGGGCGCGATCGGCATGACCCATGAGACCGACGGCGGAAACACGTTGGCGATGGAGCGCGAGGACGGGACGGTCTGGACCTTCCGCGACGGGATCGCCAAACACTTCGTCAGCGCGCGCACGCTCATCGCCACGGCGGCCGCCAAGCACGAGGAGCTCCTCGCCTCGTTTTCTCGGTTCAAATCGCAGATCGTGGACGGAACCGCCTTGGGCTCGTTCCGCCGCGTCGTGGTCGAGTCCGAAGACCCCCGCCCCCTCCAGCGCCTGGCACGGCAGCTTGCCCGCTCCGGCATCGTCGCCCGGGTCGCGGGCAAATCCTTCGAGCAGCCCGACGCCCACGACTACTGGGCGGACGAGGTCGGCTCCCACACGGTGCCGGCCGGCGCCCTCGTGATCGATCTCCAGCAGCCCCAGGGCGCCATCGCCAAAGCCCTGCTGGAGCCGGGGTCGGACTTTGAAGAGGCGTTCACCCGCGAACAGATTCGAAAACGCAACGCCGAGAAGGGGGGCGAACAGTACCCCGGCGAAGAGGGCGCGGACTTCTACGACACGACGGCGTGGTGCCTGATCTACGCCCAGAACCTCGATGCTTGGTGGAGCGCCTCCACGCCCGACTTCCAGGACGCGTCACAGCCCACCGCACCAGCGAAGGTGGCGGAGTCGGCGATCGGCTGGGCGCGGCTCTACACCGATCGGGAGGATCTCCTCGATGCCGCACGGTTGCTCCGGGACGGCGTGCGCGTTCAGATCAGCGAGAAACCGATGCGGCTGGACGGCCGGACGTACCCTCGCGGCACCCTCCTCGTCCTGCGCGCGCGCAACGAGGACGGCGTGCGGGAAAAGCTGGGTGCTTCGGGCCTTTGGATCCCTCTCCGGTCCGGCTACCCCGATGCGGGCAAGGACGCGCTCGGCTCCTCCGGCGTCCGCTCGTTGCGCAAGCCCGAGATCGGGATCGTGTTCGGCGATCGCGACTGGATGGGCGGCGCGGGGTCTCTCTGGTATCTGATGGAGCGCGAGTTCCGCTTGCCGTTCACGCCGCTGTCGGCCTCCGCGCTGAACGGCGACCTCTCGCGCTACACGTGCCTCGTGTTCCCCCGGGGCCGCTACGACGGCGTCTACGAGAACTTGAAGAAGTGGATCCAAGAGGGGGGCAACGCGGTGGTGCTCGGGTCGCCCCAATGGGTGAACCGGGACAAGGCCCTCGGCGGATTGGAGACCCGCGACGGCGCCGACCTGCCGGGCGCGCTGGTGCAGGGGACGCTGGACCTTCGGTTCCCCTGGGCGTTTGGCTACCGTTCGGAGCGGATCGCGCTGCCGGTCTCGGGCGGCACGTTCTTCCTGCCCAAAGAGGAGGGTGGGGCCGTGGTTCGGCTCCCGTCCAAACCGAAGGTGTTGAGCGGATGGGTGTGGCCCGACGAGACCGAGAACGACCTCTCGGGCATCGTGTGGCTGCACGACCAGCCCGTAGGCCGCGGGCACGTGCTGCTGTTCACCAAGGACCCGACCGACCGGGCGTTGTGGCCAGGGCTCGAGAAGCTGCTGCTCAACTCGATCCTGCTCTAGGCGCAAAACACGCTAAGATTCGAACGTGAGAAAACTCTGGGGAGGAGCGTTCGCCGAGGGGAGCGACGCGCTGGTCGATCGGTTCGGACAGAGCATCGAGACCGACCTGCGCTTCTGGCGCGAGGACGTGCTCGGGTCGATCGCGCACGCCCGCATGCTCGGCGAGACGGGCATTCTTTCCTTGGAGGAGGCTTCGCATCTGGTGCGCGGGCTGGAGACCATCCTCAGCGAAGGCCCGCAGCGCCTCCCCCGAGACGTCGAGGACGTGCACACCGCCGTCGAGATGCGCCTGGGCGAGCTCGAGGGCGAGGTCGCCGCGAAGCTGCACACGGCGCGGAGCCGAAACGACCAGGTGGCGACCGACACGCGCCTCGTGCTTCGCGTGCGGTTCGACGGTCTGCTGGGCGGCGTCAAACGGCTCCAAGAGACGCTTCTTGCCCAAGGGAGGCGCCACAAGGGGGCGCTGATGCCCGGCTGCACGCACCAGCAGCACGCCCAGCCCATCACCCTCGGCTACCATCTGCTCGCGCATTTCTGGGCGCTCCAACGCCAGGGCTGGCGCTTGGAGAACGTCGTCCGCGTCGCCAACTACTGCCCCTTGGGCTCGGCCGCGCTCGCCGGAACCGGCTTTCCGATCGACCGCCACGCGACGTCCCAAGCCCTGGGATTCACCGCGCCCATCCCCAGCGCGCTCGATGCCACGAGCGACCGCTCCTATGTGCTCGACGCCCTCCACGTCTGCGCGTCGCTGATGCTCGACCTGAGCCGGATGGCGCAGGAGCTGGTCGTCTGGTCGGGCCCCGAGTTCGGGTTCGTCCGACTGGCCGATGCGGTGACCACCGGGTCGAGCATCATGCCCCAGAAGCGCAATCCCGACATGGCCGAACTGGTCCGCGGCCGCGCCGGACGGGCGCTCGGCAACTGGACGGCGTTTGCCGCCACGATGAAAGCCCTGCCGCTGGGCTACAACCGCGACACCCAAGACGACAAGCCGGGACTCTTCGAATCGATCGACCTCGCGCGCGACTCGCTGGCGCTGGTGCACCTCATGGTCGAGGGGGCCGAGTGGCAGACGCGCCGCATGCGCGAGGCCTGCAAGGGCGACTTCTCGACCGCTACCGACCTCGCGGATGCGCTCGCCGCGGGCGGCATGCCGTTCCGACAGGCTCACGAAGTGGTGGGGCGCGCCGTCCGTGCCTGCATCGAGCGCGGGTGGACGCTCGATCGTTTGGATGCCGAACGATTGGCGATCGTGGCGCCCGAGGCTCCGCCCGAGGTGCTGGAAGCTCTGAAGGCGGAGCGCAGCGTCCGCGCGAGGGAGTCGTTCGGAGGCACCGGACCCCGCGCGTTCGGTACGCAGTTTCGACGGGCGGGATTGTTGCTCCGGAGAGAGGGATTTCATGAGCCCTACTGACGGCGTGCGCTTCCGCGAGTACACCGACGCCCAGGATCGGGAACAAGCTGCCGAACTGCTGTCGCTGGTGTACCGATCGGGCGAGCCGTTGCCCGAGGACCGACCCCTGGTCGAAGGCGACGGCCACGCCTACGTGGCGGAGCGCGACGGTCGCATCCTCGCCTACTTCGAGGTGCTCCCGATGCGCGCCACGATGCCCCGCCACCCCGTTCGCTGCGCGGGCATCGCCGCCGTCGCGGTTCGGCCGGAGGCCCGCGGCGGCGGTCTGGGCCGGGAGATGATGCGCTGGTCGCTTCCCCGCCTGCGCGAACGCGGCTACGCGATGGCCTCGCTTTACGCGTTCCGCGAGAGCTTCTACCGGCCGGTGGGGTACGAGGTGGTCGGCAGGCGTTTCCGCATCGTCTGCCCTCAGTCGCGGCTGCCCTCCGTCGCCAGTCCTCTGGAGGTGCGGGCGATGGACGAGGAGGGCTGGACGCTGGCCGCGCCGGTCTACGAGGCGTTCGCCTCGAACTACTCGGGCATGAACCTCCGCTCGCCGGACCAGTGGAAGACCGTGACGCGCGGGACCGGCGGCAAGACCCGTTTGTTCGTGATCGGAGACCCGGCGGAGGCGTACGCCGTGGTGCATCTTCAGAGCGCGTTTTGGGAGCAACAGGCGGTTTCGGAAGTGGCCTGGTCGTCGGGGGCTGGTTACAACGGGTTGCTCGCGTTCTTCCGTTCTCTGGCCTCGAACAAGTCGGCCTTGGCTTGGTACGAGCCGGGCGACTCGCCCTTCCTCGCGCGTTCGCTGGACCAAGGGGTGCAGGTTTCTCTCGAGCGGTGGATGACGAGCCGCGTGCTCGACGTACCCACCGTGCTCGCGGCCCTTCAGCCGGCGGGCGAGGGCTCGTTGGGAATCGACGTGCTCGACCCCGAGCTTCCCGAGAACGCCGGCCAGTGGACGGTGAGCTGGTCGGAGGACGGGATGGAGACGGTCCGGGGCGGGACCCCCGAAGCGTCGGCGTCCATCGGCGCCCTCACGCAAGCCGCGCACGGGGAGCCGTGTGCGGAAGAGTTGGTTATCGCGGGCGTGATGCAGTGCCAACCCGAGGCCCGCCGGCGCCTTCAAACCCTCTTCCCACGCGGCCGCGCGTACTGCATGGACTTCTTCTAATATGGGAGTGCGTGACCTTGGTCGTCGCCCTGACTGAGTCGGGTTTGCCCGACTTCTGACTCGCGGCGAGCCGCTCGGGGACAGGGCGACGCGCGAGCGCGCGCACTCCCATACGCTTACAGCGCTTGGATCGCTTCCAGCCCACCGGCCACGTTGGAGGCGTCGATCCCGTGGCGCCTCAGGAAGCTGGTGGCCACCATGGACCGGCCGCCTCCCTGGCAGAACACTCCGACCGGCCTTGAGCGGTCGATCTCAGACAACCGGCCCGCCAGCTCCACGAGGGGAATCAGCTTCGCCTCGGCCACCTCGCCTTGTGCGAGTTCCGCCCGGCCCCTCACGTCGAGCCCAGCCATCGACCCATCCCGCAGCCGTTCCAGGTACGCGTTGGGCTCGATCATGGGCAAGGGGCCCGTGCGGCCAAGCCGGCGCATGGCCCAAAGCGCGGGCGCGGCTTCGAACCAGCCGAACACCCCCTCCAATCCGATCTTGAGCATCACCGCCGCCGCCTCCCGCGCCTGGCCCTCGTCGACTGCGATGAGATAGACGGGCGCCTTCTCGTCCAGCAGCGAGCCCGCCTCCTTGGCAAACGCGTCGTCGAGCGGCATCCCCACGGTCCCCTTCACATGCTCGGCCTCGAACGGATCGTAGTAGCGCACGTCGACCACCGTCGCGCCGGAGTCCAGCACGCTCGGAAGGCGCGAAGCTCCATACTGCGGAGGCGCGGCGAGCTTCCCCACGAGGGACGGACCCTCCTTGTTCACCCGCTTCATCGTGGCGAAGTAGCGAGGGGGTTCGGGCTGATCGCTCAGCACCTCGGCGACGAACGAACCTTCGTCGCCCTTGAAGGCCCAGTTCGTCGCCATCTCGTATCCCAGGGTCGTTTCGGGCAGTCCACCCAGCGCCTTGCCACACGCCGAACCCGCGCCGTGGCCGGGCCAGACCAGCAGGTCGTTGCGGAGCTTCCTCACCTTGGCCAGGGAGCCGAACAACGTTTCGGCCCCGACCCGCATCGTGTCTTTGACGCCTGCAGCGACCTCCAGCAGGTCGGGCCGGCCGACGTCGCCCACGAACAGGAAGTCGCCCGAGAGCATGCCGACCGGTTCCGAGGAGCTGGCTTTGTCCGTCACGAGGAAGACCAGGTGTTCCGGCGTGTGCCCGGGCGTGTGCATCACGGTGAGCACGACCTTGCCCACCCGCACCTCGTCGCCGTCGTGCAGCGCGACCGCGCCCTCTTCCGCGCCGTAGGTGTACTGCCAGTCGGGGCCGCCCTCGGCCGAGAGGTAGAGCGTGCCCCCCGTGCGCGCCGCCAGCTCCCGCGCACCCGACACGAAATCCGCGTGGATGTGGGTCTCGGTGATCGCCACGATCCGAAGCCGTTCGGTCTCCGCCGCGCGGATGTAGACCTCGACGTCGCGGTTGGGGTCAACGACGACGGCCTCCCCCGACTCGGCACACCCGATGAGGAAGCTCGCCTGCGCGATGGACGTGTCGTAGAAGCGGCGGAAGACCATGGCATCTATGATGCCATTTCGTTGGTCGTCTTTCGTCCGTCGCTTGTCGGGCAGAGTGGTGGGCCGATGGGCGACAAACGACCGACGATCAGCGATGCTACCGCCGTAGTTTCGCGTACAGCAGGCTCTCCATCCCGTGCGTGCGCACCATCCCGGTCATCTGGCTTTGCTCGAGCGCTTCGGTGTCGTCGAAGGAGGCGGCGGCTTCGCTGTAGAGCGCCCACTCGCTCTCGCGGCCGACGACCTGCATCCCGCCTTTGAACAGCCGCAGCCGCACCTTGCCGCTGACCCTCTGCTGCACCGAGCCGATGAACGCGTTGAGATCCTCCATGAAGGGATCCCACCACAGCCCCTTGTAGGCAAGGTCGGCCCACTGCTGGTCGACTTGCGCCTTGAAGGCGCGTTCCGCGTGCGTCGTGACCAGCGCCTCCAGGGCCTTGTGGGCCGCGATCAGCAGCACGGCGCCGGGGCACTCGTAGTTCTCGCGCACCTTGAGGCCTAGCAGGCGGTCTTCCATGATGTCCACCCGACCCACGCCGTGGCGTCCCGCAATGTCGTTCGCGGCGGCCACGATGTCGAACGGGATCGGGGTGTCGGACAGGTGCAGCTCGTATTCGTGGCTCGTGATGTCCACCGGCGACCCGTTCTTGAACGTGATTTCGACCGTCTCGGGTGTGTCGGGCGCGTTCTCGAGCGAAGCCGTCCACTGGAAGATCTCCTCCGGCGGCGCATAGCCCGGCTCCTCCAGGCGTCCGCCTTCGATCGAGCGGCCCCAGAGGTTCTCGTCGATCGACCAGATCTTGTCTTTGCTCTGCCCGATGGGCGCGCCCACCTTCTCCGCGTACTCGATCTCCCACGTGCGGGTCAGGTTGCGCTCCCGAACGGGGGCGAGGATCGGGATCTCCGGAGCGAAGAGCCGCAGGCCGAACTCGATACGGAACTGGTCGTTCCCCTTGCCCGTGCACCCGTGCACGAACGCGTCCACGCCGCCGATCTCCTTGGCCTTCTCCGCAGCAGCCTTGGCAATCAAGGGGCGTGCGATCGCGGTGGAAAGCGGATAGCCGAAGTAGTCGGCGTTCGCGTGGATGGCGGGCATGCAGTACGACGCGGCAAATTCCGCCTTGGCGTCAACGACGTGGTGGTTGGTGCCGAGAATCTTTGCGCGCTCGGACGCTTGGGCGATGTCCTCAGCGGGCTGTCCCACGTCGATCGTGACGGTCGAGATCTCCTCGAACCCCTCCTCGCGCATGAGGGGAATGCACACGGTGGTGTCCAAACCGCCGGAGTAAATGATGAGTGCCTTCTTCATTTCGTTAGGTTTCCTTATGATTCCAGTATCCTCTGCAGGAGCGCCTTCTGGGCGTGGAGCCGGTTCTCTGCCTGGTCCATCACGCGGCTCTGCGGGCCGTCGATCACGTCGTCGGTCACCTCGAAGCCGCGGTGCGCCGGCAGACAGTGCAGGAAGATCGCGTCGTCGTCGGCCAGCGAGAAGACGCGCCCGTCCACCCGGTAGGGCTCGAACACTTTGAGGCGGTGCTCCTGCTCGTGCTCGTCGCCCATGGAGATCCACACGTCGGTGTACACGGCCTTTGCGCCGGCCAGTCCCTCCTCGAGGTCGCTGGTCTGCGTCACGCCTTCGATAGGCTCCAGGCGGAAGTTCTCCGGGCCGCAGATCGTGAACGGGTAGCCCAGCTTGCCCGCGAGCTTCGCGAGGCTGCGCGCCACGTTGTTCCCGTCGCCCACGTAGGTGATCTTCACCTTCTCTCCGGGGAAGTTCTCCTGGATCGTCAGCATGTCCGCAAGCGCCTGGCACGGGTGCTCCCACTCGGTGAGCGCGTTGACCACGGGCACGTCGGCAACCTCGGCCATCTCGACGATCTGACGGTGCCAGTACAGCCTGGCCACGATCATGCACGCCCAGCGCGAGAGGTTCGCGGCGATGTCCTTCAGCGCCTCGCGCTCGCCGAGACCGATGTCGGCCTTCGTGAGATAGACGGCGTTGCCACCCAACTCTCGAATGCCGGCTTCGAAGCTCATGCGGGTGCGCAGGGACGGCTTTTCGAACACGAGGGCGACCGTGCGCCCTTCCACGGCGGCGATCGGGCTGGGCGATTCCCGGCGCCGCATCTTGAGATCGGCGGCCAAGGTCAGCACGTCCTGCAGCCGCGACGACGAGAGATCGTCGATCGACAGGACGTCGTGTAGCGGCGTCGGCCGTTCCGTCGCCGCCGCGGCGACCTTGGGCGCGTCGACCCCGAGCACCTCGGCGAGCACCGAGAGGGCGTGCTGCACCTGGTCGGGCCTCAGCACCAGCGGGGGGACGAATCGGAGGGTGTGCTCGTCGGTCGCGTTGAGGATGAGGTGCTTCTCGAAGCACGCCGCCACCACGTCGCGCGCGATCGGCTTCTCCAGCACCGCGGCCAGCATCAGTCCCGCGCCCCGCACCTCGGTGAACGGCAGGGCCTCCAGTCCGGCGCGCAACTGGCCGCCGATTTCGCG comes from the Fimbriimonadaceae bacterium genome and includes:
- a CDS encoding tetratricopeptide repeat protein — protein: MDIDALWDFNDPAASEDRFRKALIQAEAPELQAELKTQLARSLGLQRRFDDAHALLDEVVELPDPSPRLRVRYLLERGRACNSGGDPEQARPLFVEAWNVATETGQDALAVDAAHMVAIASPTAEQMGWNEKALALALASPDPNARRWRASLANNMGWTLHDQGRYDEALSKFEEALRARRELGDPRTEAIARWCVARCLRSLGRLEEALAMQVELVDEDPTGYAHEERAECLLELGRKAEAAPWFAKAAEKLADTLGDDPAFEERLARLRELGMESS
- a CDS encoding 4a-hydroxytetrahydrobiopterin dehydratase, translating into MADLEYVKLSDEQVEREVNLLDGWLAIDGHLAKTFEFDRYLDGVAFAAKIGQAAEELDHHPDISIGYKKVFVSMNTHAVGGLSPYDFELARRIERL
- a CDS encoding MBL fold metallo-hydrolase; the protein is MVFRRFYDTSIAQASFLIGCAESGEAVVVDPNRDVEVYIRAAETERLRIVAITETHIHADFVSGARELAARTGGTLYLSAEGGPDWQYTYGAEEGAVALHDGDEVRVGKVVLTVMHTPGHTPEHLVFLVTDKASSSEPVGMLSGDFLFVGDVGRPDLLEVAAGVKDTMRVGAETLFGSLAKVRKLRNDLLVWPGHGAGSACGKALGGLPETTLGYEMATNWAFKGDEGSFVAEVLSDQPEPPRYFATMKRVNKEGPSLVGKLAAPPQYGASRLPSVLDSGATVVDVRYYDPFEAEHVKGTVGMPLDDAFAKEAGSLLDEKAPVYLIAVDEGQAREAAAVMLKIGLEGVFGWFEAAPALWAMRRLGRTGPLPMIEPNAYLERLRDGSMAGLDVRGRAELAQGEVAEAKLIPLVELAGRLSEIDRSRPVGVFCQGGGRSMVATSFLRRHGIDASNVAGGLEAIQAL
- the pckA gene encoding phosphoenolpyruvate carboxykinase (ATP), encoding MSTTTPNLALSDVLASATLHANLPTAELVEHAVRSGDLLAASGALVAYTGKYTGRTPKDKVTVREPGSEANIWWDNNAEISPEVFARLMDKAHAYMRGKDLYVVDTYGGADPNHRIRARFIVERPYHALFIKQLLLRPTDSELATYEPDWTVIDLCYLEADPATDGTRGEASIALNFAEKTVLILGTQYAGEMKKSVFTVLNYLLPLKGVLSMHCSANIGQNGDTALFFGLSGTGKTTLSADPGRGLIGDDEHGWDDRGVFNFEGGCYAKCIKLSKEGEPQIWDAIRFGAVLENVPLDDHRVPDFDDSTLTENTRCAYPIEFIENAVRPSIGGHPRNIVFLTADAFGVLPPISKLTPEQAMYHFLNGYTAKVAGTEAGVTEPQATFSTCFGAPFLPLRPKVYAELLGQKIEKHGVQVWLVNTGWTGGPYGVGNRMKLAHTRAMLHAALAGQLDGSHYTVDPVFGLSIPTSCPNVPDDVLVPRKTWADKEAYDAKARELHAMFETNYKKFV
- a CDS encoding ankyrin repeat domain-containing protein produces the protein MIEHKAMMDAARKGDLDAIARCAAEDPASVDAVNEQGLPVVLAAAYHGHRSAVEKLIELGAKLDFWTACAVGHLDTVTRLAPDHYAELSPDGFTPLCLAVAFGHPEVAKALIEAGADPNQRSEALGGVAPLHSAVFGRNLECLRVVLDAGAEVDAPQEGGFTALHGAAQNGHREAARLLIDRGADPKRPTERGQTATDIAAEHPELKAFLLDHGG
- a CDS encoding GNAT family N-acetyltransferase; translation: MSPTDGVRFREYTDAQDREQAAELLSLVYRSGEPLPEDRPLVEGDGHAYVAERDGRILAYFEVLPMRATMPRHPVRCAGIAAVAVRPEARGGGLGREMMRWSLPRLRERGYAMASLYAFRESFYRPVGYEVVGRRFRIVCPQSRLPSVASPLEVRAMDEEGWTLAAPVYEAFASNYSGMNLRSPDQWKTVTRGTGGKTRLFVIGDPAEAYAVVHLQSAFWEQQAVSEVAWSSGAGYNGLLAFFRSLASNKSALAWYEPGDSPFLARSLDQGVQVSLERWMTSRVLDVPTVLAALQPAGEGSLGIDVLDPELPENAGQWTVSWSEDGMETVRGGTPEASASIGALTQAAHGEPCAEELVIAGVMQCQPEARRRLQTLFPRGRAYCMDFF
- the argH gene encoding argininosuccinate lyase, whose protein sequence is MRKLWGGAFAEGSDALVDRFGQSIETDLRFWREDVLGSIAHARMLGETGILSLEEASHLVRGLETILSEGPQRLPRDVEDVHTAVEMRLGELEGEVAAKLHTARSRNDQVATDTRLVLRVRFDGLLGGVKRLQETLLAQGRRHKGALMPGCTHQQHAQPITLGYHLLAHFWALQRQGWRLENVVRVANYCPLGSAALAGTGFPIDRHATSQALGFTAPIPSALDATSDRSYVLDALHVCASLMLDLSRMAQELVVWSGPEFGFVRLADAVTTGSSIMPQKRNPDMAELVRGRAGRALGNWTAFAATMKALPLGYNRDTQDDKPGLFESIDLARDSLALVHLMVEGAEWQTRRMREACKGDFSTATDLADALAAGGMPFRQAHEVVGRAVRACIERGWTLDRLDAERLAIVAPEAPPEVLEALKAERSVRARESFGGTGPRAFGTQFRRAGLLLRREGFHEPY